The Helianthus annuus cultivar XRQ/B chromosome 15, HanXRQr2.0-SUNRISE, whole genome shotgun sequence genomic sequence ATCTAGTTATAAAGATTGTTTCATATATTAGCAACTTTCACAAGCTAAATCAATTAAAATAATAGATCATAATCTAGTTAGAGATTGGAAGTATGGCTAAGATCTTAGGTGGGGTCCATGGGGGCTGATTTACGGTTGGGGGTCTAGTGTAAAAATTGTGACTAAAATGTAACAAGGTAGTTAAATTCCAAGTAATAAACTTACACTTGTTAGTCAGTTTATTTGTGGTGGGTGTTATGGCATACGGGGACCATGACTagccaaaaataattaaataatgtgtttgacaaaTATTTGGCGTCCCGGGTAattccggttgttcggtcggatactgtttcgttaaagtgtttaattattccgtaaggcgtcttatacatatatttttgtaacacaattaattcctaacacataggaaaatattcaggactaTTTATTAACTTTTCCGTATACCACTAGTATgttaacacgcacatgtaagtataacacggtattcagagagcagttaaatgattcaacacagtcatcaagcactttaattattattaataaattgtacggatacatggaattacgagggttgtcacaGGTTTGAGTGAGATCCGCATGTTAAGGAGTATTAGTTAAATTAGTTTTATTTGTagaattttatttatattaaagagttaattacatagttagtccctgtggtttgcacaaaataaaatacttaggtactaatagtttaaaatcaccttctagggtattaacttttcattttgtaacgtttggagatATTAACTTCTaaggtattaacatagttagtccatgtggtttgcacaaaataacatacttaggtattaatataatgtgattttaaacctacaaataacgttaatacctccaaacgttacaaaatgaaaagttaataccttagaatgtgattttaaactattggtacctaagtatgttactttgtgcaaactacagggactaactatgtagtTAACTATATATTAAATTAGAAGTTGAGTATGATTATGTTTCCTAGTTAAATGTTTTCTTGATCTCAAACTAATTTACCTATATAAAGGTGTTCAGAGTTATTTTTCAAGTATTGTAATTCttgcatttaaaaaaaaaatagtattgTAATTCTtcttttgttaataaaaagaAAGCCAAACAAGTTGTTCAATATCCTTTGTGTTCTTCGTGTGACATTTGCTTGACTAGTTCAACAAGTGGTATAATAGCCAGCTAAATGATCTTAGGCTCGTTCGTTAGCACCAATTCCACTTGTTTCACGGAGTGGCGAAACTTGAAAATTTACACCGAagggtcggaagtcaccggacctaatattttgggggtcgaaaacgtatatacctaaaaaattctttACGAAACGTACATAGATAACACTACTGAGCGTAAAGTTCGGGGGTCCCCGGCCCCAAGAGCTGCGCCCGTTTGATTCAATGTGTTTCAACAAAGTTTTATTGGAAGACAGGGCCGGCACGTTAGGTTTACCAATCTAGGCACGGGCCTAGGGTCAGAAAAAATCAAGAGTCTCCAATttttagtaaaattttatatattGCATATGTATCAGACTTAAATAAAAAGCAAAACTAAACCatgttttttaataaaattacACAGATAAAATTTGTTTAGGAAAAAAGGCCCACATTCAAGACCCAGTTTCACAATTAAACCACAGACATAACAACAGTTTGTAGCAACCATCTACCACTCGACCTCATCCGAATTCCGTGAATCAGCGCCAAAAATCCCTAAAATTGAGCCGCAATTATCGTTCCTACCTCCTATCGCAACCTGCTCTTTCGATTTTCTAGGTTATCGGTTATTACTAACGGTAATCACTCATGGCATCAGGTCTGTCGGGATTTGAGGAGAATTTATGGCAAAATTAGGGCTAATTATATAGGGgactgctagaatgaaaaccaccccgagttgtaagaaccgtgagaactacatcccacggagcgccgttcgccatgatttttttttacaagtagatgtgtgtattataaacacagctgtaaaaaatcatggcgaacagcgctccgtggggtgtagtcttttacaccacaagtttggtgtttttaaattttttttttcttttttttccaccaaacttgtggtgtaaaaaactacaccccacggagcgccgttcgccatgatttttcacggctgtgtttataatacacacatctacttgtaaaaaaaattcatggcgaacggcgctccgtggggtgtagttctcgcggttcttacaactcgaggtggttttcattctagcggctccctaaaCGTAGGTTAACTTTAGCAGCTAATTTTTCTATTAATCTCTATATGTTTTGTAAAAGGACCTTCATTTCGTAGTCCGTTTAGGGTCTACAAAAACGTTGGAACGACCCTGTTGGAAGATGAATAACTTGGCCCAAGTTTTAACTTTGATTTATGAATTTGCTTTATTAATCGATTGTCGATAATCACCAAATTCATGATTACCAAAATTCACTAAAAACTATTTGACTATTAATCACCAGATTCATGATTTCCACTTCATCTGGCCCAAGTTTTGGCAGAGGTTTCTGCAAATTGAgattatatttattgtttttgaGATTGTATGATTTCATGGCTTCAGAAGTTTAAGAATGAGGGAGTAATGTTTACGTAGTTTAAGccattatttatataatttaacCATGTACTCGTTTCTTCTTTATGGCCCGAATTGTTTCTTATTATGTATTTTCTAGCGAATTTGGTATTAATTTCTTTACCCGACTAACTGGACTAGAAAATCAAAAATCGGTGATAGGCATCTGAACACCAAGTTTCCAACACCTTTAGAAAAAATCTTGGGTTCCTCACTAAATAACCAAAACCTTGCACAATATGTTGTTTTAGTTTGGATGGAAGGAAGTGCTAATAATAATATGTCACATGATTAAGAAACTTTTAGCAAATATATATAGCACATAAAAGAAGGTTACACTCGTCTAGCTAAATGCCATCTATATGTTATATGTTGAAGATACATATTATTCAAAATGAAAACTAACTATTTGCATAATAAGTCAGAAGTCACTAATATCATTGCTTCTGAACACATCTTTAGTCTCATATTGATGTGTGCTACATGTAGATGAGTATACCCCGGGGGAGACCATGTCCTCATGATCTAACCCTGATGACATCATAGACTTAGGTTCCAAAGGAATCTGTATGGATTGTGTGACCTGATCCCATGTATTATAATTAGACAACGAAACTTTGTTGTAGTCCACGCTTAAACAAGAAAAACCCTCCTCGGGCTTATGTTTAGTCGAGGAGGAGAAAGGACGAACTTGTTTCCTATTGATAATTGTATTTGTTTCAAAACTAAAAAGAACAGAACTGTCCCAGGAGTTTGGAGAATCCAAAATGATTGGATGCCCTCTTTGTGAATTCTTGCAAGTGTGGTGTCGATGGTAGGTTGTCCTATACATTGGTGGCTCATCGTCGGTCTTTTGAACTTGTTTGGTTGCTTGACACCCTTGCTCAAACTTGTGCGTACACCTATAATAATGCCTGCATATTAATAAACACACATTAGTAAAATGAGCAAAACATGTTTTACTACATCAATAACTCTTTGGCTTACAAAATGTTCAAACGTCGTTAATTTCTTATAGTTTGACTTCGTTAATTATCTTGAATGGAGTAGTtagcaaaataaaacaaaaaatcgGTTGTAACATCTAGTTCAAAAGTTTTGGTTTTATCACATACCGGAGTTATATTTCTTACTA encodes the following:
- the LOC110910002 gene encoding probable WRKY transcription factor 70 — encoded protein: MESSSWPESLPGNRTKAMQELTQGQVLMNKLQEMLGQPEKIEFGYNSVDDTLVQIVGMFNKTLSILSSNSPNFNRIPQNRTHDTNSPNNWDDQRSENSIESVKTVMPIKTKRGCHKRRKSSSIFTKVTSTLIDDGYAWRKYGEKVIINSKYQRHYYRCTHKFEQGCQATKQVQKTDDEPPMYRTTYHRHHTCKNSQRGHPIILDSPNSWDSSVLFSFETNTIINRKQVRPFSSSTKHKPEEGFSCLSVDYNKVSLSNYNTWDQVTQSIQIPLEPKSMMSSGLDHEDMVSPGVYSSTCSTHQYETKDVFRSNDISDF